The following coding sequences lie in one Arthrobacter sp. PGP41 genomic window:
- a CDS encoding anti-sigma factor produces MRRERQYLERLRDAPIPPASDDLTARLLARTQELAAMPPADSHRPASSRSAVRVLALAAGGSVAAAGVLAAGAFAAAGDPLPGDATGNQAALSHVSSRTPADGRQLTGEQLTQLRSEGWACPELGAMGFRLESARATVLNGQPAVELRLTDGTHHATVTEQRIVPQAITSQDSGPLRVWRSSPWSATYRTPGHTFLYESDLPAEEADDALPILQRLGTQAEEGVAAGIAGASPEAAEEPISTRLQRGVNRIVAFFTP; encoded by the coding sequence GTGCGGCGGGAGCGCCAGTATCTGGAGCGGCTCCGGGATGCTCCCATCCCTCCGGCCAGTGACGACCTGACGGCCCGCCTGCTGGCCCGAACGCAGGAGCTGGCCGCCATGCCTCCTGCAGACTCTCACCGGCCGGCGTCGTCCCGGAGCGCCGTCCGTGTCCTTGCCCTGGCTGCAGGCGGCAGTGTGGCAGCTGCGGGCGTGCTGGCCGCCGGTGCTTTTGCCGCGGCAGGAGATCCCCTTCCGGGGGACGCCACAGGCAACCAGGCCGCACTCTCCCACGTCTCGTCCCGGACACCTGCGGACGGCAGGCAGCTGACCGGGGAACAGCTCACCCAGTTGCGTTCTGAAGGATGGGCATGCCCCGAGCTTGGAGCGATGGGCTTCCGGCTTGAGTCCGCGAGGGCCACCGTGCTCAATGGCCAGCCGGCAGTGGAGCTGCGGCTGACCGACGGAACCCACCATGCAACGGTGACCGAACAGCGGATCGTCCCGCAGGCCATAACCAGCCAGGACAGCGGCCCCCTGCGGGTGTGGCGGTCCTCGCCGTGGTCGGCAACCTACCGGACGCCCGGCCACACCTTTCTCTACGAGTCCGACTTGCCCGCCGAGGAGGCTGACGATGCCCTGCCTATCCTGCAGCGGCTCGGCACCCAGGCTGAGGAAGGCGTCGCGGCAGGTATCGCGGGTGCCTCCCCGGAAGCGGCGGAGGAACCAATCAGCACGCGGCTGCAACGTGGAGTTAACCGCATCGTTGCCTTTTTCACCCCGTAG
- a CDS encoding PHP domain-containing protein produces the protein MRIDLHAHSNVSDGTENPADVMASAARAGLDVIALTDHDSTAGWDEASLAVVEHGVALVPGMEVSCRTEEGISVHLLSYLHDPKHPGLLEEITKAKDARHTRAERMVTLLAEDYPLTWDDVIHHVAPGATLGRPHIADALVAAGVVEDRSEAFASILTSRSRYFIQHYAPAPAIAVELVRAAGGVPVFAHPVASSRGRIVGERVYQEMIDAGLAGLEIDHRDNPEEGRGFLRRLAAKHDLLITGSSDYHGTGKPNVLGENLTSPDVLARIEELGTGTRVVRAGE, from the coding sequence GTGAGGATCGACCTGCATGCCCACTCCAATGTTTCCGACGGTACCGAGAATCCGGCAGACGTCATGGCGTCCGCTGCCCGCGCCGGCCTGGACGTGATAGCGCTGACGGACCATGACTCCACTGCCGGCTGGGACGAAGCCTCCCTGGCAGTTGTTGAGCACGGTGTTGCCCTGGTACCGGGGATGGAGGTTTCCTGCCGGACGGAGGAGGGCATCAGCGTGCACCTCCTGAGCTACCTCCACGATCCGAAGCATCCGGGGCTCCTTGAGGAAATCACCAAGGCCAAGGACGCCCGGCACACCCGAGCCGAGCGGATGGTCACCCTCCTTGCCGAGGACTACCCCCTCACCTGGGATGACGTCATCCATCATGTGGCCCCGGGCGCTACCCTCGGCCGGCCCCACATCGCAGACGCCCTCGTGGCTGCGGGCGTCGTGGAGGACCGTTCGGAGGCGTTTGCCTCCATTCTCACCTCACGGTCGCGCTACTTCATCCAGCACTACGCACCCGCGCCTGCCATCGCCGTCGAACTGGTCCGCGCTGCCGGCGGAGTGCCCGTCTTCGCCCACCCCGTGGCGTCCTCCCGGGGACGCATCGTGGGGGAGCGCGTCTACCAGGAGATGATCGACGCCGGCCTGGCGGGCCTGGAGATCGACCATCGGGACAATCCGGAGGAGGGGCGCGGCTTCCTGCGGCGGCTCGCGGCCAAGCATGACCTTCTCATTACCGGCTCGTCGGACTACCACGGCACCGGCAAGCCCAACGTGCTGGGGGAGAACCTCACCTCACCGGACGTCCTCGCCCGGATTGAGGAACTGGGGACGGGTACCAGGGTGGTGCGCGCGGGGGAGTAA
- a CDS encoding DUF1003 domain-containing protein — protein sequence MAVLADSSAPKNPNQRMPAKAAAKGSLDTPLSGRQRILPKFSPDPDAFGHATEGFARFMGTPQFLVYMTVFVVIWLAWNTWAPLAWQFDSRDLGFTLLTLMLSLQASYAAPLLLLAQNRQDDRDRVSLQQDRQRAERNLSDTEYLTRELASLRIALREVATRDYVRAELRSLLEDMLEAQEELRTHDPAGQAQHESPRDKIREKLKEQRDRQRNPRTQQIPRVKPGHSAQDR from the coding sequence GTGGCCGTATTGGCTGACAGCAGCGCTCCCAAGAACCCCAACCAGCGGATGCCGGCCAAGGCCGCGGCGAAGGGCAGCCTGGACACGCCGCTCAGCGGCCGCCAGCGGATCCTGCCCAAGTTCTCCCCGGACCCCGATGCCTTCGGCCATGCCACGGAAGGCTTCGCCCGCTTCATGGGCACCCCGCAGTTCCTTGTCTACATGACCGTTTTCGTGGTCATCTGGCTGGCCTGGAATACGTGGGCTCCCCTTGCCTGGCAGTTCGATTCCCGCGACCTCGGTTTTACCCTGCTGACCCTGATGCTGTCCCTGCAGGCCTCCTACGCGGCACCGCTGCTGCTGCTGGCGCAGAACCGCCAGGACGACCGCGACCGCGTCTCGCTCCAGCAGGACCGCCAGCGGGCTGAACGCAACCTGTCAGACACCGAGTACCTGACCCGGGAGCTCGCGTCCCTGCGGATTGCGCTCCGTGAGGTTGCCACGCGCGACTACGTCCGTGCCGAGCTGCGCTCCCTGCTGGAAGACATGCTGGAAGCCCAGGAAGAGCTCCGGACCCATGATCCTGCCGGGCAGGCGCAGCACGAATCCCCGCGCGACAAGATCAGGGAAAAGCTGAAGGAACAGCGTGACCGCCAGCGGAATCCCCGCACCCAACAGATTCCCCGGGTTAAGCCCGGCCACTCCGCCCAGGACCGTTAA
- a CDS encoding aminopeptidase P family protein, whose translation MNDAENTPNSASQPLDERVNNRSQRPSSDAFKAFMASNWAPSHQELPERDAVAGYAAARRKAISSQFKGERLVIPAGPLKVRSNDCDYRFRPHSGFAHLTGLGLDHEPDAVLILEPAEEGKGDDGGNHRATLYFRPLAGRDTEQFYADSRSGEFWIGARPTLAEFEARLGLATAHIDQLETAITKDVGAPEIGGVSIRLVRKVDENIDALVDTARYNTAKDPENLDLEVLDALDEKLSEALSELRLLKDSWEIEQMKLAVAATVEGFEVVVKVLPRALTHARGERVVEGAFFARAREVGNELGYDTIAASGNNATVLHWTRNTGKIHAGELLLLDAGVEADSLYTADITRTLPASGVFSDIQRKVYEAVLDAADAGFAAAQPGVKFRDIHTAATTVLAERLAEWGLLPVTVKEAISPEGQQHRRWMPHGTSHHLGLDVHDCAQAKRELYLDGILTEGMVFTIEPGLYFKNEDLAIPEEYRGIGVRIEDDILMTANGPVNLSAALPRKAGDVEDWMAGIYREADGTKES comes from the coding sequence GTGAACGATGCCGAAAACACCCCGAACTCTGCTTCCCAGCCCTTGGACGAGCGCGTCAACAACCGCTCCCAGCGGCCCAGTTCCGACGCCTTCAAGGCCTTTATGGCCAGCAACTGGGCACCCTCCCACCAGGAACTCCCCGAGCGCGACGCCGTGGCCGGCTACGCCGCGGCCCGGCGCAAGGCCATCTCCAGCCAGTTCAAAGGTGAACGCCTGGTCATCCCCGCTGGCCCGCTGAAGGTCCGCTCCAACGACTGCGATTACCGTTTCCGCCCCCACTCCGGTTTTGCCCACCTCACCGGGCTGGGCCTGGACCACGAGCCTGACGCGGTGTTGATCCTGGAGCCGGCGGAGGAAGGAAAGGGCGACGACGGCGGCAACCACCGTGCCACACTGTACTTCCGGCCCTTGGCGGGGAGGGACACAGAGCAGTTCTATGCAGACTCCCGTTCGGGTGAATTCTGGATCGGCGCCCGCCCCACACTGGCTGAGTTCGAAGCACGCCTGGGCCTCGCGACGGCCCACATCGACCAGCTCGAGACGGCAATCACCAAGGATGTGGGCGCCCCGGAGATCGGCGGCGTTTCCATCCGCCTGGTCCGGAAAGTGGACGAGAACATCGATGCACTGGTGGACACCGCCCGCTACAACACGGCAAAGGACCCGGAGAACCTGGACCTCGAGGTCCTCGATGCCCTCGACGAGAAGCTGAGCGAAGCCCTCTCCGAACTGCGCCTGCTCAAGGACAGCTGGGAGATCGAGCAGATGAAACTCGCCGTGGCCGCCACCGTTGAAGGTTTCGAGGTAGTGGTCAAGGTCCTTCCCCGCGCCCTCACTCATGCCCGCGGTGAGCGGGTGGTGGAAGGCGCGTTCTTTGCCCGTGCGCGCGAAGTCGGGAACGAACTCGGATACGACACGATCGCCGCTTCAGGCAACAACGCAACCGTGCTGCACTGGACGCGCAACACCGGGAAGATCCACGCCGGCGAGCTCCTGCTGCTGGACGCCGGAGTGGAAGCGGATTCCCTGTACACGGCAGACATCACGCGGACCCTTCCCGCCAGTGGCGTGTTCAGCGACATCCAGCGCAAGGTCTACGAAGCAGTGCTGGATGCTGCCGACGCCGGTTTTGCCGCCGCGCAGCCCGGCGTCAAGTTCCGCGACATCCACACAGCGGCAACGACGGTATTGGCTGAACGGCTTGCCGAGTGGGGCCTCCTGCCCGTCACGGTAAAGGAAGCCATCAGCCCCGAGGGCCAGCAGCACCGCCGGTGGATGCCGCACGGCACCAGCCACCACCTGGGGCTCGATGTCCACGACTGTGCCCAGGCCAAGCGTGAACTCTACCTTGACGGCATCCTCACAGAAGGCATGGTGTTCACCATCGAACCCGGCCTGTACTTCAAGAACGAGGACCTGGCCATTCCGGAGGAATACCGCGGGATCGGTGTCCGGATCGAAGACGACATCCTCATGACGGCCAACGGGCCGGTCAACCTGAGCGCCGCCCTGCCGCGCAAGGCCGGGGACGTGGAGGACTGGATGGCCGGGATCTACCGTGAAGCCGACGGAACCAAAGAGTCCTAG
- a CDS encoding DNA-methyltransferase codes for MTDTVWAPDGSSLVVHADNADFLPSLPDGAFTLIYVDPPFNTGRAQRRQQTTMVANADGAGDRVGFKGRSYDTIKGALHRYDDAFSDYWSFLEPRLVEAWRLLAEDGTLYLHLDYREVHYAKVMLDAIFGRECFLNEIIWAYDYGARAKNRWPTKHDNILVYVKNPAKYHFDSAEVDREPYMAPGLVTPAKRELGKLPTDVWWHTIVSPTGREKTGYPTQKPEGLVRRVVAASSRPGDWCLDFFAGSGTLGAVAAKMDRKFVCVDQNQPAIDIMAKRLGAHAELAAFPPN; via the coding sequence ATGACTGACACTGTCTGGGCGCCGGACGGCAGCAGCCTGGTGGTCCACGCAGACAACGCGGACTTCCTTCCCTCGCTGCCGGACGGCGCCTTCACGCTGATATATGTGGATCCGCCGTTCAACACCGGCAGGGCCCAACGGCGCCAGCAGACCACCATGGTGGCCAATGCGGACGGCGCCGGCGACCGCGTCGGATTCAAGGGGCGCTCCTACGACACCATCAAGGGAGCGCTCCACCGGTATGACGATGCGTTCAGCGACTACTGGTCCTTCCTGGAGCCCCGGCTCGTGGAAGCGTGGCGCCTGCTGGCGGAGGACGGCACCCTGTACCTGCACCTCGATTACCGCGAGGTGCATTACGCCAAGGTGATGCTGGATGCGATCTTCGGCCGGGAGTGCTTCCTGAACGAGATCATCTGGGCGTACGACTATGGGGCCCGCGCCAAGAACCGCTGGCCCACCAAGCACGACAACATCCTGGTGTATGTCAAGAACCCGGCGAAGTACCACTTCGACAGCGCCGAGGTGGACCGCGAGCCGTACATGGCACCGGGCCTTGTGACGCCCGCCAAGCGCGAGCTGGGGAAACTGCCCACGGACGTCTGGTGGCACACCATCGTCTCCCCCACCGGCAGGGAGAAAACCGGATACCCGACGCAAAAGCCCGAGGGCCTGGTCCGCCGGGTGGTTGCTGCCTCAAGCCGTCCCGGCGACTGGTGCCTGGACTTCTTTGCCGGCTCCGGGACCCTGGGTGCAGTGGCGGCCAAGATGGACCGGAAGTTTGTGTGCGTGGACCAGAACCAGCCGGCGATCGACATCATGGCCAAGCGCCTGGGTGCCCATGCGGAGCTCGCCGCGTTCCCGCCCAACTAG
- the sigE gene encoding RNA polymerase sigma factor SigE yields the protein MSSSVVAPVPAASHPDPEWVRPTWEEVVTNHSAKVYRLAYRLTGNKYDAEDLTQEVFVRVFRSLENFKPGTLDGWLHRITTNLFLDQARRKTRIRFDALAEDAESRLPGREPGPEQSFELNNLDVDVQAALEELPPDFRAAVVLCDLEGLSYDEVAEALGVKLGTVRSRIHRGRTMLREKLAHRDPRPQQSRRKLSMPRIAGIL from the coding sequence ATGTCATCTTCAGTAGTGGCACCTGTCCCTGCAGCAAGTCATCCTGATCCGGAGTGGGTCCGTCCCACCTGGGAAGAAGTGGTCACCAACCACTCGGCGAAAGTCTACCGGCTCGCCTACCGCCTGACCGGCAACAAGTACGACGCCGAGGACCTCACCCAGGAAGTGTTCGTCCGCGTCTTCCGCTCACTGGAGAATTTCAAGCCCGGCACCCTGGACGGCTGGCTGCACCGGATTACCACCAACCTCTTCCTGGACCAGGCACGGAGGAAGACCCGGATCAGGTTCGATGCCCTTGCCGAGGACGCTGAGTCGCGGCTTCCCGGCCGTGAACCGGGCCCCGAACAGAGCTTTGAGCTGAACAACCTCGATGTGGACGTCCAGGCCGCGCTGGAGGAACTGCCGCCTGACTTCCGCGCCGCCGTCGTTCTGTGCGACCTTGAAGGGCTGTCCTACGACGAAGTGGCGGAAGCCCTGGGCGTGAAGCTGGGCACCGTCCGTTCCCGGATCCACCGCGGCCGGACCATGCTGCGGGAGAAGCTGGCCCACCGGGATCCGCGTCCGCAGCAGTCGCGCCGGAAACTGTCCATGCCGCGCATCGCCGGTATCCTCTGA
- a CDS encoding DUF3117 domain-containing protein, whose translation MAAMKPRTGDGPMEVTKEGRSLIMRVPLEGGGRLVVELNAAEAANLKECLVGVTE comes from the coding sequence ATGGCGGCTATGAAACCACGCACCGGCGACGGCCCAATGGAAGTCACCAAGGAGGGCCGCAGCCTGATCATGCGCGTCCCGCTCGAGGGCGGCGGGCGCCTGGTGGTCGAGCTGAACGCTGCCGAAGCAGCAAACCTCAAGGAATGCCTCGTCGGCGTTACCGAATAA
- a CDS encoding general stress protein, protein MANIFGAPKAGGPGGMDEARAVPAGDTVGSYTSYLDAQKAVDYLADQQFPVHMVSIVGNELKMVERVTGRLSYPRVALSGALSGMWFGLFVGVMLSFFAPSPGYFSILASVLMGAAFFMLFGIVTYAMQRGKRDFTSTSQVVATSYDVVVSPEAAHEARRLLQQLPMTRSDAAAGGGPYTQRDYQGQPYQPPQPGQAPARPSGWSDPYGQSSAGSSVQEQPGDHAGAGPRQDAAVQEQPAPARAVRYPDLPDGRPQYGVRLPQGPAAGPAQPQNEEHADHGQPADGQLDADKQQHPGETRQ, encoded by the coding sequence ATGGCAAACATATTTGGTGCTCCCAAGGCCGGCGGGCCCGGCGGAATGGACGAGGCCCGGGCCGTCCCCGCCGGCGACACCGTGGGTTCCTACACCTCCTACCTGGATGCCCAGAAGGCCGTGGATTACCTCGCGGACCAGCAGTTCCCGGTGCACATGGTGTCCATCGTGGGCAACGAGCTGAAGATGGTGGAGCGGGTCACGGGGCGCCTGAGCTATCCCCGGGTCGCCCTGTCCGGAGCGCTGAGCGGCATGTGGTTCGGCCTGTTCGTTGGCGTCATGCTCTCCTTCTTCGCACCGTCACCGGGGTACTTTTCCATCCTCGCGTCGGTGCTGATGGGCGCAGCGTTCTTTATGCTCTTCGGCATCGTCACCTACGCGATGCAGCGGGGCAAGCGCGACTTCACCTCCACCAGCCAGGTGGTGGCCACCAGCTACGACGTCGTGGTGTCGCCGGAAGCCGCACACGAGGCGCGCCGGCTCCTTCAGCAGCTGCCGATGACGCGCTCGGACGCGGCTGCCGGCGGGGGGCCGTATACCCAGCGTGACTACCAGGGCCAGCCGTACCAGCCCCCGCAGCCGGGCCAGGCTCCGGCCCGTCCCTCAGGATGGAGTGACCCCTACGGCCAGTCGTCCGCCGGTTCATCCGTGCAGGAGCAGCCCGGTGACCACGCCGGTGCCGGGCCGCGCCAGGACGCCGCCGTCCAGGAGCAGCCGGCCCCGGCACGGGCTGTGCGCTACCCGGACCTGCCGGACGGCCGGCCCCAGTATGGTGTCCGGCTGCCGCAGGGTCCTGCTGCAGGCCCCGCCCAACCCCAAAATGAAGAGCACGCGGACCACGGGCAACCCGCCGACGGGCAGCTGGACGCAGACAAGCAGCAGCACCCGGGCGAGACGCGCCAGTAG
- a CDS encoding DivIVA domain-containing protein, whose protein sequence is MSFFLVFLAMALIGVVFWIGLGLRSGKTGAGLLPGLPGAGFEQPPANLPPVLLPAQAAPEDIDRVRFSLGLRGYRMDQVDQVLDELRDQLASKQQEIDGLRAALVAMAAPRGPESDGHSTAPHEDPL, encoded by the coding sequence GTGAGCTTTTTTCTGGTTTTCCTGGCCATGGCGCTGATTGGGGTGGTCTTCTGGATCGGCCTGGGGCTGCGTTCCGGCAAGACGGGCGCAGGACTCCTGCCCGGATTGCCCGGCGCCGGTTTCGAGCAGCCGCCAGCCAACCTTCCTCCGGTCCTGCTGCCCGCACAGGCAGCCCCGGAGGACATTGACCGCGTGCGTTTCTCCCTTGGCCTCCGTGGCTACCGGATGGACCAGGTGGACCAGGTCCTGGATGAGCTGCGGGACCAGCTCGCCTCCAAACAGCAGGAAATCGACGGGCTTCGGGCAGCGCTGGTGGCTATGGCAGCTCCGCGTGGACCGGAATCCGACGGACACAGCACTGCGCCTCATGAGGACCCGCTGTGA
- a CDS encoding magnesium transporter MgtE N-terminal domain-containing protein has protein sequence MSTTPTRVFVARLLGLDVFDPLGDRLGRLRDVVVLSRGTQGAPHVVGIVVEVPGKKRVFVPMTRITSIDQTQIICTGLVNLRRFEQRGAETLVVAEMFDRRVTLRDGSGDATIEDIAMDQTRSGDWFVSKLFVRRGHSLSPLSRLRRNETLIIDWADALQGARTEPQAATQFVANHEDLKPADFAEALQEMSDKRRFEVASELQDERLADVLQELPEDDQVEILSALDVQRAADVLEEMDPDDAADLLGELPSAQAEELLQLMEPEGAEDVRRLLEYDEDTAGGLMTPVPVILPPEATVAEALAHVRREELSPALASSIFIARPPLETPTGRFLGVVHIQQLLRFPPFEPLGNLVDKNLEPLSDQAHISEVARTLATYNLNSLPVVNDAGRLVGAVTVDDVLDHLLPDDWRAHDGEAPIRRLGGRIG, from the coding sequence GTGAGCACAACTCCTACCCGCGTCTTCGTGGCGCGCCTTCTGGGCCTCGACGTCTTCGACCCGCTGGGCGACCGGCTGGGCCGGCTGCGCGATGTTGTTGTGCTGTCCCGTGGAACCCAGGGCGCCCCGCACGTGGTGGGCATCGTCGTCGAAGTTCCCGGTAAGAAGCGCGTGTTCGTGCCCATGACCCGGATCACCTCCATCGACCAGACGCAGATCATCTGCACCGGGCTGGTCAACCTCCGCCGCTTTGAGCAGCGCGGCGCCGAAACCCTGGTGGTGGCCGAAATGTTCGACCGCCGCGTCACGCTCCGGGACGGAAGCGGCGATGCCACAATCGAGGACATTGCCATGGACCAGACCCGTTCCGGGGACTGGTTCGTCAGCAAGCTCTTTGTCCGGCGCGGCCACTCCCTTTCCCCCTTGAGCCGGCTTCGCCGCAATGAAACGCTGATCATCGACTGGGCTGACGCCCTCCAGGGCGCGCGCACCGAGCCGCAGGCCGCCACCCAGTTCGTGGCCAACCATGAAGACCTCAAGCCCGCGGACTTCGCGGAGGCCCTGCAGGAAATGAGCGATAAACGCCGTTTCGAAGTGGCGAGCGAACTGCAGGATGAGCGCCTCGCGGACGTCCTGCAGGAGCTCCCGGAGGACGACCAGGTGGAGATCCTGTCTGCCCTGGACGTCCAGCGCGCCGCGGATGTCCTGGAGGAGATGGATCCGGATGACGCCGCCGACCTCCTCGGCGAGCTCCCTTCCGCCCAGGCCGAAGAGCTGCTCCAGCTGATGGAGCCCGAAGGCGCAGAGGACGTCCGGCGCCTGCTGGAGTATGACGAGGACACCGCCGGCGGCCTCATGACCCCGGTGCCTGTCATCCTGCCGCCCGAAGCCACAGTGGCCGAGGCGCTGGCGCATGTCCGGCGCGAGGAACTCTCCCCCGCGCTGGCCTCCTCCATCTTCATTGCCAGGCCCCCGCTGGAGACGCCCACGGGCCGTTTCCTGGGCGTGGTCCACATCCAGCAGCTGCTCAGGTTCCCGCCGTTCGAACCGCTCGGCAACCTGGTGGACAAGAACCTTGAGCCGCTGTCGGACCAGGCGCACATCAGCGAAGTCGCCAGGACCCTGGCTACCTACAACCTGAACTCCCTGCCCGTGGTCAATGACGCCGGCCGGCTCGTGGGGGCGGTGACTGTTGATGACGTTTTGGATCATCTGTTGCCGGATGACTGGCGAGCCCATGACGGCGAAGCCCCGATAAGAAGGCTTGGTGGCCGTATTGGCTGA
- a CDS encoding O-methyltransferase: protein MSADKSTSWSYAEDLPAEDEVMLRARERSFELGVTPVGPGVGAVLTVLAAASKAQTAVEIGTGAGVSGVCLLRGLGPQSVLTTIDVDVEHLKAAREAFSEAGSPANRTRTISGRAGDVLPRLTDNAYDLVFIDADKPGLPGYVEQAIRLLKPSGLLIINDALDKDKVANPAGREATTVVLRQIGKAIRDDERLASAMLPTGDGLLVAVKK, encoded by the coding sequence ATGAGCGCCGACAAGTCCACCAGCTGGTCCTATGCAGAAGATCTGCCCGCTGAGGATGAGGTCATGCTTCGGGCCCGGGAGCGCTCCTTCGAGCTGGGTGTCACACCGGTTGGACCGGGGGTGGGCGCAGTCCTGACCGTGCTGGCGGCCGCGTCCAAAGCCCAGACCGCCGTCGAAATCGGGACCGGCGCCGGGGTCTCCGGCGTCTGCCTGCTCCGTGGCCTCGGCCCGCAGTCCGTCCTCACCACCATCGATGTGGACGTGGAGCACCTCAAGGCCGCCCGCGAGGCATTTTCCGAGGCAGGCAGCCCGGCCAACCGCACCCGCACCATTTCCGGAAGGGCCGGTGACGTCCTGCCGCGCCTGACCGACAACGCCTACGACCTGGTGTTCATCGACGCCGACAAACCAGGGCTCCCGGGCTATGTTGAGCAGGCCATCCGGCTCCTGAAGCCCTCCGGCCTATTGATCATCAATGACGCGCTGGACAAGGACAAGGTTGCCAACCCCGCCGGCCGTGAAGCTACCACAGTGGTCTTGCGCCAAATCGGTAAGGCAATCCGCGACGACGAGAGGCTTGCGTCCGCCATGCTTCCCACCGGTGACGGGCTGCTGGTAGCGGTCAAGAAGTAG
- a CDS encoding Mrp/NBP35 family ATP-binding protein: MNASTANPALADAVAAALATVIDPELRRPITELGMVESVDISDDGRVSLAVLLTIAGCPLRDTITADATKALLAVPGVAAVDVELKVMTQEQRDALKELLRGAGGQRGIPFNQPESLTRVYAVASGKGGVGKSSVTVNLACALAAQGLRVGIVDADVYGFSVPGLMGITQPPTRVDDMILPPVAYGVKVISIGMFVSGNQPVAWRGPMLHRALEQFLTDVYFGDLDALFLDLPPGTGDIAISVAQLLPKAEILVVTTPQAAAADVAERAGAIATQTGQKVAGVIENMSYLEMPDGGRMELFGSGGGSVLAERLTATVGAEVPLLGQIPLDIRLREGGDSGVPIVLGQADTPAAAALSGIAGRLAAKPRGLAGMKLGLQPR; this comes from the coding sequence ATGAACGCATCGACCGCCAACCCCGCGTTGGCTGACGCCGTCGCCGCTGCCCTGGCCACGGTCATTGATCCCGAGCTCCGCCGCCCCATCACCGAGCTGGGCATGGTTGAGTCCGTCGACATTTCCGACGACGGCAGGGTCAGCCTTGCTGTCCTGCTCACCATTGCCGGCTGCCCGCTCCGGGACACCATTACGGCCGATGCCACAAAGGCGCTGCTGGCCGTCCCGGGAGTGGCCGCCGTCGACGTTGAGCTCAAGGTGATGACGCAGGAACAACGCGATGCCCTCAAGGAGCTGCTCCGCGGCGCCGGCGGCCAGCGCGGCATCCCGTTCAACCAGCCGGAGTCCCTCACCAGGGTCTATGCCGTGGCGAGCGGCAAGGGCGGCGTGGGAAAGTCCTCCGTGACCGTCAACCTTGCCTGCGCCCTCGCCGCCCAGGGCCTGCGGGTCGGGATCGTGGACGCGGATGTGTACGGCTTTTCGGTTCCTGGCCTCATGGGCATCACCCAACCGCCCACCCGCGTGGATGACATGATCCTTCCCCCGGTCGCCTATGGCGTGAAGGTGATCTCGATCGGGATGTTCGTCAGCGGCAACCAGCCCGTGGCCTGGCGCGGACCGATGCTCCACCGCGCCCTTGAGCAGTTCCTGACGGACGTCTACTTCGGCGACCTCGACGCCCTTTTCCTGGACCTGCCGCCCGGCACCGGTGACATTGCGATCTCAGTGGCCCAGCTCTTGCCGAAAGCCGAAATCCTGGTGGTCACCACACCGCAGGCTGCCGCTGCCGACGTCGCGGAGCGCGCCGGCGCCATAGCCACGCAGACTGGCCAGAAAGTGGCCGGCGTCATCGAGAACATGTCCTACCTGGAAATGCCCGACGGCGGCAGGATGGAACTGTTCGGAAGCGGCGGCGGGTCAGTCCTCGCCGAGCGGCTGACGGCAACGGTAGGCGCAGAGGTGCCGCTCCTGGGGCAGATACCGCTTGATATCCGGCTGCGGGAGGGCGGCGATTCCGGTGTCCCGATTGTCCTCGGGCAGGCGGATACACCCGCTGCCGCGGCGCTGTCCGGCATCGCCGGCCGGCTGGCGGCAAAGCCGCGCGGCCTGGCCGGGATGAAACTGGGGCTGCAGCCCCGCTAG
- a CDS encoding Sec-independent protein translocase TatB, protein MFGINGPEFFLLLIIGVLVIGPQRLPEYTQKLANLVKEVRRMASGAREQIKEEVGIDIDDVDWKKYDPRQYDPRRIIKEALLDDDSKPVSAGAPAAVAAVSGAAAVAAEAAPRRPERVLQSLPPGEAAPFDTEAT, encoded by the coding sequence GTGTTTGGAATCAACGGCCCGGAGTTCTTTCTTCTGCTGATCATTGGGGTTCTGGTGATCGGTCCCCAGCGGCTGCCCGAATACACCCAGAAACTGGCCAATCTGGTCAAGGAAGTCCGGCGCATGGCGTCCGGTGCCCGTGAGCAGATCAAGGAAGAAGTGGGCATCGACATCGATGATGTCGACTGGAAGAAGTACGACCCCCGCCAGTACGATCCGCGGCGCATCATCAAAGAGGCGCTCCTGGACGACGACTCCAAACCGGTGAGCGCCGGCGCGCCCGCTGCAGTGGCTGCCGTCTCCGGCGCCGCGGCTGTGGCGGCGGAGGCTGCGCCGCGGCGGCCGGAACGGGTGCTCCAGTCCTTGCCCCCCGGCGAGGCCGCGCCCTTCGACACCGAGGCCACGTAG